CCCTCGGCACCTCCCCCCTGGCCACTAATTTCCTTTGTGGCCACCACCACCCTGTGCTGGCCTCGCCGCCCGCTCAGCGGCGGGTGTACCACGCGGTTAGCAAAATCGCCATCGGCATGATGAGCCCCGCAGCAACGAAGACGAGCGGGACGATCGACGAGCCGCCGTAGCCACCGAGTACTTCACTCGCGGTCACCGTTGTGCCATCTGTGCGAATCGTCGTCGTTCGCCACATGTCGTCCATCATGCCCGAATACCTCATCGCCTCGCTGGCAGAATGGCAGATGACAGCGATGGGCTTGAGGATCGCCCAGCCGATGAGCAAACGGGTGCCAAGCACAAGCCTCCAGAGCGTCAGCGCACTTGCAACGGCGAGCGCATACGAAAGCACGTGGCTGGCGACAACGCCAACGGCGTTAAGACGGAAGCCGAGAAGCCGCGTGTCCGGCCGCGGCGGGATTCTTTGGCCGATCTTCTGCGTTCCATCGTCTGCGACTTCCGTAAGCATCATGAGCGTGCCACTGCTTACCCATTTCTGGCCCTCAATTGAGATTCCAACTCCGAGGGATCCTCGACCACTGAACCAGTGCGTCTCGTCGATTATGGTGTAAGTCCGGAAGTAGACAGCCGGAACCTGCATCGCTGCTGGAGGACCTTCCGGATCCAGTGGGAGCTCCAGCTTTGGTATCGCCCGAATCAATCGGTCACGCGACGCATCGTCAAGAGGTGCGATCTGTTCAAGTGCATCGACGAACGCAACAGACTCAGCCGGTGTCAGGTTCGCTCCAGAGTTCGTTGCTGGCGGATTGAACGACGACAGAGGGGAGGGCTGCCAGTCGACGCCCAGCATTGACCAGCCACTGCATAACCAGCTTAAGGCAGACACGAACAGTCCCACGATCGCAAGCAGCTGCATCGGGTGCATCGGCGGCTTCGGGGTGGTCCCGCTCGCGTAGTCGATCGGCAAAGTCATGTTGGCGAAGTTAACTGGACAAGACCCACGAACTGAAGTTCGTGCCACGGCTTCGTGTTCGGGTTGTTTGCAGTCGTGCCACGATCTTCAGATCGTGTCTGGTTCGGCGTCACGCCGGAGGCCGGATCGCCGGGCCGATGCTCGGCTCGCCTTCGTACCAGCAAGCGCTCGACCATTTCCACTCCGTCGGCAAGTCGCACAACTCGCGGCGGACCGGGTTTTCGTGGATGTAGCGGATGATCTCGTGCCGTGCCTTGTCGTTGCGGACGTTGTGGTCATGGCCGCCGCCGTGTTGCCAGAAGCGGAGGTTGCGCTTTGAGTCGGTGATGCGGTCGAGCACCTCGCGGCCAGGGACTCCGAGGTTTCTCCAGCGGGCGAGGGCGAGTCGGGAGAAGCTGCCGTTGAGGCGGCGAAGCGTTTCGGTCTGCGTCACGTCGTGCGGCGGCTGGAGCAGCAGGTGCACGTGGTTCGGCATCACGACCCACGCGACGCAGCGGATGTCGCGACTGTCGTCGTGCTCCAGGGTCGTCTTGAGGTGCTCGGCATAACCGTCGCGGGTGGCGGGCGACGCGAAAAGGTTCAGGTTGCGGTAGCAGGAGATCGTCAGGAAGCGGACGTGGCCCTCACCTTCCCGCCGCCGCATCAGCTTCCGCGGCGGTAACTGCGGCTCCTCCATGACAAACGATACGTGGCACGATCTTCAGATCGTGTCTGGTTTCGGGGCGTCCCAGAGCACGAACTGAAGTTCGTGGCACGGCACATTGGCTTTTCCAGTCGGCAGCTAGGCCTCCAGACCTTCCAAGCATGAAATGACCTGCGGCATCTGATCGAGCCATTGGCCGGTGTGGGGCGTGGACGCGATCTGTGGATCACGCTCGCCGCGCGTGAAGTTGGCGCGGGCCAGGTCCAGCGGCGTGTTGCCGTCGTCGTCGCGACAGGCGGGATCAGCGCCCTCCTTGAGCAGGTACTCGACCAGGGCCAGTTGTCCCCACGAGGCGGCCATGTGGAGGGGTGTCGTGCCGTACTCACAGCGTGCGTTGACGTCGGCACCGGCGGACAGCAACGCCTCTGCCACCGGGACGCCGCCGCGGGGTTCACCTTGTGCCGCAAACCAGAGCGGCGTGCAGCCCCCATCGCCATTCGCTTCCTTCCGGTTGAGGACATCCGGAGCGACCCCGGCAGACAGCAGCTCGCGAACGCGATCCGCGTCCCGGTGGCGGGCCGCGAGATGAATCTCGTCGAAGCCGCCATCCGGCTCACCTCTGGGCAATCGGGCTGCGTCGGTCGTAATGCTTGAGGCCTTGCGGGAAAGGTGAATCTGCCGGCGGCCCGCGAGATGAGCCTTGCCATCGACGGGCCAAGGTAAGGCGTGCGCGTCGTCGGTCAACGGCAGCGGTGAGGCATCTCCCGTTCTGGGTGACGAAGAACCGGAAACAGGTCGAGCCGATCAGGCATAGCGGCTACGTAACGCGGGTGCGTGAGGCGCGTGCAATCAGCGTCTTCGACCCGCGTTCGCGGAGCAAGCGGGTCAAGGCCCCCGGCACGACCCAGGCGTGGATGTACACCTTCGTCGGCGACGAGTACCCCTCGGACCCGGCGGCGTGGACGTTCCACGGGGCGACGACGCGGTACAAGCACGAGATCGCGTTGCCGACGTCGCTGCCCGGCGGCACGCAGGTGTGGGTCACGGCCTCATGGGTCAACCCCCGCGGCATGGCCGGCCCGCCCTCGATGCCGGTGAGTGCGTTCACCCAGTACACCGGAGCGAACACGGCGACCCAGTCGAGCGAAGACGAAGGAGGCATGAAGCTCGCGGCGTGAGGGGCGGAGTTGCTTGTTTCGTATTGCGTATTGCGTATTGCGTGTTCAGAGTCAGACTCCGGACAAGCAATACGCAACAAGCAATACGCAACTACTTCGTTCTCCTCACAATCGCCGTCAGCTGTCGGATCACGCTCGTCAGGAGCTCGATTCGATGGCTGACCACCGATTCGCCCAGCGCGTGGCGGCTCTTGAAGTACCAGTCCCGGGATTCGCGGGCGCTGCCGTTGGCGTATTCGTAGAAGCGACACTGGTCCTTCATGCTGCTGCGGCTGTGGCCCTCGGCGATGTTCGCGCTCACGCTGCCCGTCGCACGATGCAACTGGTCGGCAAGGCCGAACCGCTTTTGCTCCGCGAGCCGGGCCGAGTCGTGCCACGACAGATCGGCGACGAAGAGCGCCTGCCGATAGACCTCCATTCGCCAAAGCGCGTCCTCGCGAATGCCGGCGGGGACGGTGACTTGCCAGTCGTCGAACGTCACGGGGCGAGGGTAGGGGTTGCGTAACGCGTGTTGCGTGTCCGGAGTCTGCCTCTGAACAAGCAATACGCAACAAGAAACAAGCAACACAGACCCACCCCGCTACCCAAAACGACCCCAATCCACCCACACGATGAGCCTCCTAACAAACTCCGCAACCGAACCGACGTCAACCCTGCCGGTACCGTCGGCGGAGCGAGTTGGTGTTCACATCCGCCCTGGCACTCTGCGGGATGTGGACTTCATGGACCAGCTCGCGCGGCCGCAGACGAAGGCGGTGGGGTGGATGCCGACGAAGCAGTTCGAAGGCAAGGTCGCGGCGGGGCATGTGCTCATCGCCGAGGATCTGGCCGGGCAGCGGATCGGGTATCTGATCGCGACGGATCGGTATCTGAAGCGGGACGAGCTGGGCGTGGTGTTTCAGATGAACGTCGCGCCGGATCGACAGCGGGGGCTCGTGGCGGCGACGTTGCTCAAGGCGCAGTTCGAGCGGAGTGCGTACGGGTGTCGGCTGTACTGCTGTTGGTGTGCTCAAGACTTGCCGGCGAACCGGTTCTGGGAGGCGATGGGGTTCGTGCCATTGGCGTACCGGGTGGGGTCGATGACGAAAGGGAAGGGGCGAAGCGGGGGTGGGCCGCGGGTGCACATCTTCTGGCAGAAGCGGATCGTCGAAGGAGACAACTACACGCCGTGGTGGTTCCCGGCCAAGACGGAAGGGGGTGCGTTGCAGGCGGACCGGGTGGTGCTGCCGATTCCGCCGGGGAAGCACTGGAGCGAGCCGATGCCGCTGGTCCTGCCGGGCGGGGAGTCTCTGGAACCGAAGGCCTTGCCGGGACCGACGCGCACGAAGGCCGTTCGGAGGGAGAAAGTCGCCAAGACCGTTCCGATGGAACAGCCGGCGAACGGACTGCAGTTTGCGATTCCGAAGCCGCAAACTGCTGCGACACCGGCTGAAGACACTGGTCCTGCGGAGATCGAGGCGAAGCCGAAGCGGTCCAAGCCAAGGGCCGATCCGAAGCTCGTCGCCGCAGCGCGGGAGTTGCGCGACCGGTTTCTGGAAGAGGCCAATCTCCCCGAGCATGCTCATCTGCTGACCGGCTCACCGAAGTACCACGTCGGCCGGAGCCTTTGTTCGACGGTGCCGTCGCTGACGACGGAGGAGCCGAAGCGGCTGGCGGCGTGAGGCTGAGTAGTTGTTAGTTGCTAGAGCCTAGTTGTTAGGGACTAGTAGTTAGGGAATAGGGCGGAGGCCTTGGGTTGGACGGCACGGGTTGCATGCATGCGGTCCGTGTCGTTGTTTGTTTGGGAGGAGTGAGCCGCGACGCAGCGGGTGGGGATGGTGGGGGGGCTTGCGGTCGTGGGTGGTATCGATTAATTGTTCCGCCATGACCACGGCGACGACTCCGGACTTTGAGGCGATCAAGGCGAAACAGAATGCTGCTTGGGCGGATGGGGATTACGGCGTCATCGGACGCACGCTGCAGATTGTCGGGGAATCGCTCGCCGAGCGGATGAACCTGCACCCCGATGCCAGCGTGCTGGACATCGCGGCGGGCAATGGCAATGCGACGCTTGCCTTTGCGCGAAGGTGGCATCCCGTAACGTCGACGGACTACGTGCAGGGGCTGCTCGACGAATCGAAGAAGCGGGCCGAGGCTGAGGGGTACGACATCGACTACCGCGTCGCCGACGTGGAGGCACTGCCCTTTGACGACGGCAGCTACGACGCGGTCGTGTCGACGTTCGGCGTCATGTTCAGTCCAAACCAAGAGCAGGCGGCCAAGGAGATGCTGCGGGTCTGCAAGCCTGGCGGAACGATCGGCATGGCGAACTGGACGCCGACGAGCTTCATCGCCGGAATCTTCAAGGCGGTCGGCAAGCAGGTGCCCCCGCCGCCGGGCGTCAACCCGCCCTCGCGATGGGGCGAGGCGAACTGGCTCAACGAGGCCTTCGCCGATGCGCAGTCGGTCGAGGTGAAGCCGCTGGACTTCAACTTCCGCTACCGCAGCCCGGCCCACTTCATCGAAGTGTTCAAGACGTACTACGGCCCGACGAAGAAGCTGTCGGACGCCCTCGACGCCGAGTACTGGTCGGCCTTCGAGCAGGACCTGTTGGCGTTGATTAGCGAGCAGAACGCTGCAAGCGATGGATCGATGAACGTACCGGCGCAGTACCTCGAGGTCGTCATCACCCGCTGAATCGTCAGGGGACGAACTCGAGTTCGCGGTCGAGCAGCTCCTGGACGGCGGCGGGTGGGGCGAAGGCGTCGTCCGGGATTTGGACGTTCGACTCCATTGTGTCGAGGACGATGACGAGGTCGTTGGTGCCGAAGGTTTGCTCGGAGCGTTTGGGAGCGAGGAGGTCGCTGTCGCCGACGGGGGCGTAGTCGCTGTAGAGGATGGTCTGTTCCTCGGGGCCGAAGTCGGTCTGCCAGGTGGCCTGGCGTTGGAGGAGGCGGCCGGTGTCTTTGGCGTACCACTCGTCGATCTCGTGGCCGGCGTCGGCGAGGAACTTGATGCGTGTCGCCTTACGGCCGGCGACGGACTCGTCGCCGACGACGACCGCGGAGGCGAAGCCCTTGAGCGGGTCGGCGGCGTCGATGGACCGGGAGAGCAGCAGGCGTTCGGCCTCCGCCATGATGCGCGGGCCGCTGAAGGGGTCGTTGGCCCAGCCGACACCGGCCGCGGCTCCTTGCTCGACCTTGCCGAGGCCCTCGAACTCGACGGTCACGCGGATGCGGTCCGGCTGGGCGACGAGGATCGTCAGCTCGCCGGTGATGTCGAGTGACGGCAGCTCGATCGTGCCGGTCATGCGCTGGGTCGTGACGGCATCGCGTGCGGCCGCACCGCCGATGGCTTCGACGTGCCGGGCGAGGATGGACTCGACGGACGGCTGCGTCGTCGGCGCGACGATCGCCTGCCCGGCGGCGGAGGAGCCGATCAGGAGCAAGGCCACAGATGCGAGTCGGTGGAGCATGGGCGCAGCGTATTCACTCCGCAATCGAGGCTGTATTTCCGTCATCTTGAGCGAGCGCAGCGAGTCGAAGGACCTCGGTTGAACGCGCGCAAAGCAGGGCGAGGTCCCTCGGCTGCGCTCGGGATGACGGAGGGCGGCGGTTACGGCCACGCGGGCAGAGATCGCAGGCCGGCGTCTGGGGCGAGGCCGAGCATGAGGTTGGCGTTCTGCATGGCTTGGCCGGCGGCGCCTTTGCCGAGGTTGTCGATGGCGCACGTCGCGACGACGAGCTGCCGATCGACGTCGGCGGCGTAGTGGACGAAGGCCATGTTGCTGCCGCTGGCCCACTTGGTTTTGGGCGGCTGGTCGGTCACGCGGACGAAGGGCGACGTCTCGTACAGGGCCCGGGCGGCCATCACGCACTCGTTGGCGTTGGCGGTCGACGGCACGTAGCACGTCGCGAGGAGGCCGCGCGTCGTCGGGACGAGGTGCGGGACGAAGGCGACGTCGCGGCCGAGGCCTTGGGCGATCTCCGGCTCGTGGCCGTGGACGAGCGGCTTGTAGGCGTGGAGCGACTCGTTGGTGTCGGCGTAGCCGAGCTGCTCGCCGCCGCCTCGGCCGGCACCGCTGACGCCGCTCTTGGCGTCGACGATGATCTGGCCGTTGTTGATGAGGCCGGCTTTTTGCAGCGGCATGAGCGCGAGCAGGGCGGCCGTCGGGTAGCAGCCGGGGTTGGCGATGCGGGTGGAGTTTCGGACGTCGTCTGGTGAGACGTCGGCGAGGCCGTAGGTCCAGCCGTCGACGAACCGGTGGTCGCCGCCGATGTCGACGATCTTGACGCTCTCCGGCACCGCGGCCAGGGCGTCGCGGCTGGAACCGGTCGGCATGCTGGCGAGCAGCAGGTCGACGTCGCAGCTGGGCGGGTCGAACGGTTCGATTTTCAAACCGGCGACGTCGGGCGACAGGGTGGCGAGGGCGGGGTGCATTTCGCCGAGGCGTTTGCCTGTCGAGCCGTGGCCGTAGACGGCGGCGAGATCGAGGTCGGGGTGTTGTGCGACGAGGCGCAGGGCTTCGCCGCCGCCGTAGCCGCTGACGCCGATGATGCCGATGCGGAATCGCTCGCTCATGGTCGGACGCTACGTTGCGTGTATGAAGGTCCTCACGCACACCGGTGGGCTCGCGTCGACGAACTGCTTCCTCGTCGCGGACGAGGAGGCTGGGCGGTGTGTGCTGTTCGATGCTCCGGATCACACGGCGGGCGAGTTGATTCGCGAGGCCGGTCGGCTCAGGTGGACGATCGATGGGCTTTGGCTCACGCACGGACACTTCGATCACATTGCGGATCATCATTTACTGCCGGACGTGCCGGTGTTGCTGCACAAGGCCGATGCGGACAAGCTGCGGCATCCGGACAAGCAGCTGGAGGCGTTCGCGGCCCGTAGTGGGTTTCGCGTGCCGCTGGAGATTCCGCCGCGAGAGCCGGACGGCGGGCTGGTCGAGGGGCAGGTGTTGATGATCGGTTCGCTCTCGTGTCGGGTGATCGAGACGCCGGGGCACTGCGCGGGACACGTGTCGTTCTACTTCGAAAACGACGGCGTGCTCGTCGGTGGCGATTTGATCATCGGCGGCAGCGTCGGGCGCACCGATTTGCCCGACAGCGACCACGCGACGTTGGAAGCGAGCGTGCGACGGATCATGCAACTGCCCGGCGAGACGCGACTGCTGCCCGGACACGGCTCGCCCTCGACGCTCGATGACGAGCGGACCGGCAATGCGATGGTCGCGAGCATCATTGCGTCGACCTGACTAACGACGGCGCTGGTGAGTTACTGCTTGATCTTGTCGAAGAGCGCCTCTTCGGCGAGGCGGAACTCGTCGAACCGAACCTGCACCGCGTTGAGTAGTGCTTCGACTTCGGTCGGGTCCGACGTCGGATCGCTCGCGAGGCCTTCGAGCGCGACGGCTGCATCCTGCAGGGCGTTGGCGCCCTCGGCGAATCGGCGGGCGGCGTCGTAGAGGTCCATGCTCTCCCGCTGACGACCGTCGGGCTGGTAGAGCAGACGCCACGGACTCCGGCGAATCTCCGAGCCGGCCAGCTCCAGCGTGCGGGCGGTGCCTGCCAGGCGATCGACGATCTGCGTGACTTGGCCGCGGTTGCGCGTGATGAGGCCGCGGACGTTCTGGACGGCGACTTCGGCCTCGCCGACGGCACTTCGCGCACCACGCGCCGCCGCGGCCACGTCGTCGACGGCAGTTTCGGATCGCGAGAGGACTCGCTCCAGCGACGAGCCGGTCTCGGTCACCGTCCGCCGGACGTCAGCGACGCCGTCCGACAGCTGTTGGACGAGCGACTCGACTTCTTGTGCGAGGCCCGGCACGCGATCGCTGGTTTCGCGCAGGTTCGAGACCAGCTGGCGCAGGTCGTCCTGCGTCGCGTCGTCGCCGATGAGCTCTTCCAACGACGCGGCGGCTGCGGCGAACTCGGTCAACGCGGTGTTGGCCGACGGGAGGGTCGAGTCGCGTGTGCTTTCGATGATGTCGACGATGGTCGGCGACACGTCGGCGATCGTCTGGACGACCTCGGTCAGCGAGCCCGACCCGCCTCGGATCACCGCGTCGTCCGACAGCATCGGCCCGTCGCCGAGGTCGGTCACATTGAGCCAGACCACGCCCGTCACGCTCGTCTGCACGCGGGCGACGGTGCCCTCTCGCAGCGGCAGATCGTCGGGCAGATCGATGAGGACTTCGATGCGGTCGTAGTCGTCGACGAACTCCACGTTGATGACGCTGCCGACGGTCTTTCCGCCGACGCGGACCTCGCTGCCATCGGAAAGGCCGGCAATATCATCGGCGAGATCGAAGGTGATGACTCGCTCCTGTCCGCCGCCCACGCCACGTCCGGCGATGAGGTAGATGACAAAGACCGCCGTCACGGCCGCTGCCAGGATGAACACGCCAGCTTGAAACGCATTCTTGTCGGAGACACCGGCCACGGCGGGAGTCTACACGGTGCATGGCGATCGCCTACCGCTTCACGGCCACATCCGTCATCCTGAGTGAGCGCAGCGAGTCGAAGGACCTTGTTTGTCAGTCGGAAGCGGAACCGGGCGAGGTCTCTCGGCTGCGCTCGGGATGACGGGCGGTGTTGACTGCGGGGCCATCACTTCTTGCCCAGCAGCGCGGTCTCGTAGCCGTCTGCCTTTTCGGTGCCGGAGGTCCACGGTCCGTCGGCGTTGCCGTCGACGAATTGGCGGATCCGTTCGTCGTCGGTTTCGCGGAACCAGTCGCGCGTGCCGTCCGCGACGAACTTGCCTTTGTTTAAAAGCACCATCCGGTCGGCGATGCGGAAGGCCGAGTCCATCTCGTGCGTCACGACGATGCTCGTGACGCCCAGCAGCTTGTTGAGGTCGCAGATGAGCTGGTCGACCTCGGCGCTCGTGATCGGGTCGAGGCCGGCCGACGGCTCGTCGTAGAAGAGTATCTGCGGGTCCAGCGCGAGCGCCCTCGCAAGGCCGGCACGCTTTTTCATGCCGCCCGACAGCTCGGACGGCAGCCGGTCGGCGGCGTGGCGAATGTTCACCTGCTCCAGCTTCATCGTCACGCTGATGTCGATGAT
The Planctomycetota bacterium genome window above contains:
- a CDS encoding MlaD family protein, with product MAGVSDKNAFQAGVFILAAAVTAVFVIYLIAGRGVGGGQERVITFDLADDIAGLSDGSEVRVGGKTVGSVINVEFVDDYDRIEVLIDLPDDLPLREGTVARVQTSVTGVVWLNVTDLGDGPMLSDDAVIRGGSGSLTEVVQTIADVSPTIVDIIESTRDSTLPSANTALTEFAAAAASLEELIGDDATQDDLRQLVSNLRETSDRVPGLAQEVESLVQQLSDGVADVRRTVTETGSSLERVLSRSETAVDDVAAAARGARSAVGEAEVAVQNVRGLITRNRGQVTQIVDRLAGTARTLELAGSEIRRSPWRLLYQPDGRQRESMDLYDAARRFAEGANALQDAAVALEGLASDPTSDPTEVEALLNAVQVRFDEFRLAEEALFDKIKQ
- a CDS encoding four helix bundle protein; translation: MTFDDWQVTVPAGIREDALWRMEVYRQALFVADLSWHDSARLAEQKRFGLADQLHRATGSVSANIAEGHSRSSMKDQCRFYEYANGSARESRDWYFKSRHALGESVVSHRIELLTSVIRQLTAIVRRTK
- a CDS encoding ABC transporter ATP-binding protein, coding for MLTNIFGDDRCGIVDDHVDDDIVIRVENVTKRFGQTTVLDGMNLAIKRGEVLVILGGSGSGKSTLLRTMTGAVQADEGRVLVNLPGRIEQPQNVCGMNDDQLDTYRRAIGVLFQSGALFNSMTVAENVALPMQLHADLAQDIIDISVTMKLEQVNIRHAADRLPSELSGGMKKRAGLARALALDPQILFYDEPSAGLDPITSAEVDQLICDLNKLLGVTSIVVTHEMDSAFRIADRMVLLNKGKFVADGTRDWFRETDDERIRQFVDGNADGPWTSGTEKADGYETALLGKK
- a CDS encoding ankyrin repeat domain-containing protein, encoding MPRGEPDGGFDEIHLAARHRDADRVRELLSAGVAPDVLNRKEANGDGGCTPLWFAAQGEPRGGVPVAEALLSAGADVNARCEYGTTPLHMAASWGQLALVEYLLKEGADPACRDDDGNTPLDLARANFTRGERDPQIASTPHTGQWLDQMPQVISCLEGLEA
- a CDS encoding transposase, with the protein product MEEPQLPPRKLMRRREGEGHVRFLTISCYRNLNLFASPATRDGYAEHLKTTLEHDDSRDIRCVAWVVMPNHVHLLLQPPHDVTQTETLRRLNGSFSRLALARWRNLGVPGREVLDRITDSKRNLRFWQHGGGHDHNVRNDKARHEIIRYIHENPVRRELCDLPTEWKWSSACWYEGEPSIGPAIRPPA
- the argC gene encoding N-acetyl-gamma-glutamyl-phosphate reductase — its product is MSERFRIGIIGVSGYGGGEALRLVAQHPDLDLAAVYGHGSTGKRLGEMHPALATLSPDVAGLKIEPFDPPSCDVDLLLASMPTGSSRDALAAVPESVKIVDIGGDHRFVDGWTYGLADVSPDDVRNSTRIANPGCYPTAALLALMPLQKAGLINNGQIIVDAKSGVSGAGRGGGEQLGYADTNESLHAYKPLVHGHEPEIAQGLGRDVAFVPHLVPTTRGLLATCYVPSTANANECVMAARALYETSPFVRVTDQPPKTKWASGSNMAFVHYAADVDRQLVVATCAIDNLGKGAAGQAMQNANLMLGLAPDAGLRSLPAWP
- a CDS encoding GNAT family N-acetyltransferase, coding for MDQLARPQTKAVGWMPTKQFEGKVAAGHVLIAEDLAGQRIGYLIATDRYLKRDELGVVFQMNVAPDRQRGLVAATLLKAQFERSAYGCRLYCCWCAQDLPANRFWEAMGFVPLAYRVGSMTKGKGRSGGGPRVHIFWQKRIVEGDNYTPWWFPAKTEGGALQADRVVLPIPPGKHWSEPMPLVLPGGESLEPKALPGPTRTKAVRREKVAKTVPMEQPANGLQFAIPKPQTAATPAEDTGPAEIEAKPKRSKPRADPKLVAAARELRDRFLEEANLPEHAHLLTGSPKYHVGRSLCSTVPSLTTEEPKRLAA
- a CDS encoding MBL fold metallo-hydrolase produces the protein MKVLTHTGGLASTNCFLVADEEAGRCVLFDAPDHTAGELIREAGRLRWTIDGLWLTHGHFDHIADHHLLPDVPVLLHKADADKLRHPDKQLEAFAARSGFRVPLEIPPREPDGGLVEGQVLMIGSLSCRVIETPGHCAGHVSFYFENDGVLVGGDLIIGGSVGRTDLPDSDHATLEASVRRIMQLPGETRLLPGHGSPSTLDDERTGNAMVASIIAST
- a CDS encoding class I SAM-dependent methyltransferase is translated as MTTATTPDFEAIKAKQNAAWADGDYGVIGRTLQIVGESLAERMNLHPDASVLDIAAGNGNATLAFARRWHPVTSTDYVQGLLDESKKRAEAEGYDIDYRVADVEALPFDDGSYDAVVSTFGVMFSPNQEQAAKEMLRVCKPGGTIGMANWTPTSFIAGIFKAVGKQVPPPPGVNPPSRWGEANWLNEAFADAQSVEVKPLDFNFRYRSPAHFIEVFKTYYGPTKKLSDALDAEYWSAFEQDLLALISEQNAASDGSMNVPAQYLEVVITR